A single genomic interval of Pieris brassicae chromosome 14, ilPieBrab1.1, whole genome shotgun sequence harbors:
- the LOC123718200 gene encoding uncharacterized protein LOC123718200 has protein sequence LPPLALITASNRFLIAIYDKKFKECSDSKLKIKAWNDISGIIFSTVWGTLSSQERNKAGKLVQKRWKNLRACFLRELREQKCTKSDQAATKRRKYKHFDQLLFLIPSLDTRETSGNADSVEEINCEEDSQDASREVRQREEYFRKKNKNKICYEERLLEILNNKRVDDNKFIEAMRNNKSDCNDDDKERHFALSLGPLLKAVPEENQLDVQIKILQIFQEVQKQNTQRNNYSPMNSPSTIYRGSPQNFLIKPKYSVSLPSQSPQDPLHLARNTPLILSPCSTYIPSKNPRNMQIKPKYSISLSSHILQNSLHLARNTPLILSPSTYIPSKNPRNMQIKPKYSISLSSHILQNSLHLARNTPLILSPSTYIPSKNPRNMQIKPKYSISLSSHILQNSLHLARNTQLISSPSTYIPSKNPRNMQIKPKYSVSLPPTAQSAKPTPLSKKHATDFISLFNIYSI, from the exons TTACCCCCTCTTGCTCTGATTACAGCTTCTAATCGGTTCCTCATTGCAATTTAcgacaaaaaatttaaagagtGTTCAGAttctaaattgaaaattaaagcaTGGAATGACATCAGtggtataatattttctacagTTTGGGGTACGTTGTCGTCACAAGAAAGAAATAAAGCCG gtaAACTTGTACAAAAACGATGGAAGAATTTAAGGGCTTGTTTTTTACGCGAGCTACGTGAGCAAAAATGTACTAAGTCTGACCAAGCCGCTACAAAAAGAAGAAAGTACAAACATTTTGACCAACTTTTATTTCTTATCCCAAGCCTGGATACTCGAGAAACCTCAGGAAATGCTGATTCTGTAGAGGAAATTAATTGCGAAGAAGATAGTCAGGATGCCAGTAGGGAAGTACGACAGCGAGAAGAATATTTCCgaaagaaaaataagaataaaatatgttacgaAGAAAGGCTTCTagagattttaaataacaaaagagTTGATGATAACAAGTTTATTGAGGCTATGAGAAATAACAAAAGTGACTGTAATGACGATGACAAGGAAAGGCATTTTGCGCTGTCTTTGGGGCCGTTGTTAAAAGCAGTCCCAGAGGAGAATCAACTAGACGTACAGatcaaaattttacaaatttttcaGGAAGTTCAGAAACAAAACACTCAGCGCAATAATTATTCTCCTATGAATAGCCCATCCACAATTTATAGAGGAAGTCCTCAAAATTTCCTAATCAAGCCCAAATATTCTGTCTCTCTACCATCGCAAAGTCCCCAAGACCCATTACACTTAGCAAGAAACACTCCACTGATTTTATCTCCTTGTTCAACATATATTCCATCTAAAAACCCTCGAAATATGCAAATCAAACCCAAATATTCTATCTCTCTTTCATCGCACATTCTCCAAAACTCGCTCCACTTAGCAAGAAACACTCCACTGATTTTATCTCCTTCTACATATATTCCATCTAAAAACCCTCGAAATATGCAAATCAAACCCAAATATTCTATCTCTCTTTCATCGCACATTCTCCAAAACTCGCTCCACTTAGCAAGAAACACTCCACTGATTTTATCTCCTTCTACATATATTCCATCTAAAAACCCTCGAAATATGCAAATCAAACCCAAATATTCTATCTCTCTTTCATCGCACATTCTCCAAAACTCGCTCCACTTAGCAAGAAACACTCAACTGATTTCATCTCCTTCTACATATATTCCATCTAAAAACCCTCGAAATATGCAAATCAAACCCAAATATTCTGTCTCTCTACCACCCACCGCACAGTCCGCAAAGCCCACTCCACTTAGCAAGAAACACGCCACTGATTTTATCTCCTTGTTCAACATATATTCCATCTAA